The Oncorhynchus mykiss isolate Arlee chromosome 8, USDA_OmykA_1.1, whole genome shotgun sequence genome includes the window gataaataaaGATGTCCCACTCAAGCCAAAGACCATTGGGGGAAAAATTGTCACAATTTCAGTCTGCTTAAGAGGTGGCTCTCCTGTAGGCATCATTGCATTAGCAGCTGGGTCTGTTCTGCTTAGTTGAATTGTTCCTGAAGCAGGAAAAGGGGAGCGCTTCCTCTTCTCTGGTCTAACATCCTTTCTTCCTTTTCCCTCCACAGGTACATGGTGGGCCGTGGGGTGAAACGTAAGCTTAATGACTGTGAGGATCAGATGCTGGACCTGCCCTACCCCCAGCAGAGGCAGCTGGTGCTGGACCTGTGCCTGGATAAACTCCAGAGTTGCCAGCGCCGAGCTGAACCCAGCCTGCACCGCTCGGTGTTGCTGGCTAACACTCTGCGACAGATTCAACAGGAGATGAGGCAGGAGGGAGGCCTGCATCTGGAGTCCCCCCCTCCAGCCCCCGCCACACCGCGCCACTCCCCGGATCTGCCGCCTGTGCCCTCGGACCGTCCCTCCACCCCAGTGGCCGCACTCTCATCCTCACTGCTGTGTGAAGACGACAACGACGCACAGTCAACCTGCACAGAGCTCCCCAAGGGAACGGGGTCGGAGGATGGCGGCAAGTCGCAGGATCTGCTGTTTGGATCCTTTGAAATCACCAACTCCACCAGCTACCTGACGGACCTGCAGCTGGACGACATTTTTGAGGACATTGACACATCCATGTACGACCCGTCAGACTTCTCTGTTCTGGCCTGCCCCCCTCCCAGAGGGAGCAGCGGAGCCTCCTTGGGGAATGACTATAACCTCAAGGCATTCTCCACCTCCAGCAGTACTCTGCAGATGTGTCTCAACGACCTCGACCACATCATGGAGATCCTGGTACGCTCTTG containing:
- the si:dkey-177p2.6 gene encoding SERTA domain-containing protein 2 isoform X2; translation: MLQCQFPLDWIYMLNPNEISRYMVGRGVKRKLNDCEDQMLDLPYPQQRQLVLDLCLDKLQSCQRRAEPSLHRSVLLANTLRQIQQEMRQEGGLHLESPPPAPATPRHSPDLPPVPSDRPSTPVAALSSSLLCEDDNDAQSTCTELPKGTGSEDGGKSQDLLFGSFEITNSTSYLTDLQLDDIFEDIDTSMYDPSDFSVLACPPPRGSSGASLGNDYNLKAFSTSSSTLQMCLNDLDHIMEILVRS
- the si:dkey-177p2.6 gene encoding SERTA domain-containing protein 2 isoform X1, which encodes MGQRDIVSYETSVRRKSRIRTASTMCRLDVDCAVKGPEQHGNALPSSRYMVGRGVKRKLNDCEDQMLDLPYPQQRQLVLDLCLDKLQSCQRRAEPSLHRSVLLANTLRQIQQEMRQEGGLHLESPPPAPATPRHSPDLPPVPSDRPSTPVAALSSSLLCEDDNDAQSTCTELPKGTGSEDGGKSQDLLFGSFEITNSTSYLTDLQLDDIFEDIDTSMYDPSDFSVLACPPPRGSSGASLGNDYNLKAFSTSSSTLQMCLNDLDHIMEILVRS